In Ruania alkalisoli, the DNA window CATCCCGGTCGCCTGGTCGCTCGGACTGTCCTTCTTCCAGGGCAACACCCTGCGCGGGTTCGAGTTCGTCGGGCTGGACAACTTCCGGGAGTTCGCCGGCGACTCCGCGGCCCTGAACTCGGTGTGGGTGAGCGTCAGCTTCGCCGTCATCGTGACCGTCGCGCAGGTGACCTTCGGCTATCTGCTCGCTTTGCTGTACGTCTTCGTGCTGCGCAGGGGATCGGCGTTCGTGCGCACCGCCGTCTTCTTCCCGATGGTGCTGCCCACCGTGGCGGTGGCGCTGCTGTTCAAGAGCCTGATCGCCGTCGGGGAGAACCAGGGCCCGGTCAACGATGCCATCAATGCCTTCGGCGGCGAGAGCATCGAGTTCCTCGCCTCCACCGCCGGCACGATGACCATCGCGGTGATCATGACCCTGTGGAGCTCGATGGGCTTCTACGCGGTGCTGCTCTACACGGGCCTGCTGGACATCCCCGAGGAAGTGGTGGAATCGGCACGGATGGACGGCGCCACCGGTCCTCGCCTCGTGGGGTACATCATCATCCCGCTCTCGCTGCCGATCCTGCTCTCGTCGATCATCTTCAGCCTGAATGCCACGCTCAAGGTGTTCGACAGCCTCCTCGCCCTGAACAACGGCGGGCCGGGCACCACCACCGCACCTCTCACCCTGTACATGTACCGGACCGCCTTCGAGTACGCCGAGTACGGCTACGGCAGCACGATCGCCCTCGCACTGACGCTGCTGTGCCTGGTGTTCACACTGGTGGTCTTCCGGCCCTCGAGCAAGCGCGTGGAGGACTGACATGACCACCGCACCGAGCACTGCGCCCGTTCAGCTCCCCACTCCGCGCCCGCAAGCCCGGCCGGCTCGGCGTGCGGCACGCCGTATCGTGCGCCGCCTGCCCGTCTGGCTGCTGGTCGCCGTGCTGCTGGTGGTGATGCTCTACCCGCAGTTCTGGATGATCATGGGATCGTTCAAGACCCAGACGGAGTTCTTCGCGAACCCCACCTGGGCGCTGCCGGAGCAGTTCAACCTCGACAACTACATCGACGCGTTCACGCGCGGCAACGTCGGCGTGAACTACCGCAACAGCATCCTGGTGACCTTGCCCTCGGTCGCCCTGATCGTGCTCGCCGGTCTCGCGGCCGGCTACGCGCTGGAGATCATGATCTGGAAGGGCCGCCGGCAGGTCCTGCTCTTCGTGATGGGCGGGATCATGGTGCCCGGGCAGATGATCCTGGTGCCGCTGTTCACCGTGTACTTCAAGATCGGCATCACCGACAGCCTGCTGCCGATGATCCTCACCTATACGGCGATGGGCATCCCGCTGACGACGTTCCTGATGGCGGCCTACTTCCGGGCCATCCCCCGGGAGATCTTCGAAGCGGCGACGGTGGACGGCTGCGGGCCGCTGCGGTCGTTCTTCGTGATCGCGGCACCGCTGATGAAGAACTCGATGCTGACGATCGGGCTGATCCAGTTCTTCAGCGTGTTCAACGATCTGCTCATCGCGCTGACGTTCACCACGCGCCCCGAACTGGCCACCATCCAGGTGGGGCTGCTCAGCCTGTCCGACCAGTACGGGTCGACTCAGTACGGTGCGTTGTTCGCGGCCATCAGTATCAACATCATCGTGCTGCTGATCGTGTTCGTGTTCCTGAACAAGAAGATCATGGCAGGCCTCGCGGCCGGTTCGGTGAAGGGCTGACGCCCGACGCGGCGTCCGGGCGGCGGCGCCCGATCGAGGTCTGGGCTCGGTCGGGCGCCGCTGTCGTCTGCGCCATCGATCCGCACGCACGCGCACCCTGTATCGACGAAGGAACCTCCGCTCCATGTCACTGACTCTCGACGGCGTCCCTCCCCTCTCCCCCAGCCACCGCAGCCCGGAGCTGCTGTTGGCACCTACGTTCCAGGCCGGTGACTGGCGGAGCCTGGGCCTCGACTGCCCCTTCGTCTTCCGCTCGGGCGGCCGGCTCGGAATGACCATGGTCGGCTGGGACGGGGAGGGCTATCAGTCCGGCCTCGCTTGGTTCGACGGCGCGCGCTGGTCGGAGCCGGAGGTGATCCTGCGCCGCGATCCGGCCTCGGCCCATCGCCGCCACAACACGGCACTGACCTCCCTCGCCCGCGACACCGAGCTGCTGGGGCAAGGGGAGCTGGTGCAGATCGACGGCTGGTACTACGGCACCTACCACGCCTACCCGGACGCCGGCTACGAGGCCGGCTCGGCGCTGATCGGCTTCGTCCGTTCCCGCGACCTGCTGGCCTGGGAGGAGACCGGGGGGTTCCTGCGCCCCGAGGAGGGCGGCACGTGGGAACGCGGCGGGCTGTACA includes these proteins:
- a CDS encoding carbohydrate ABC transporter permease, translating into MSRVFGDKKTILILLLPTLSIYVLLKVIPVAWSLGLSFFQGNTLRGFEFVGLDNFREFAGDSAALNSVWVSVSFAVIVTVAQVTFGYLLALLYVFVLRRGSAFVRTAVFFPMVLPTVAVALLFKSLIAVGENQGPVNDAINAFGGESIEFLASTAGTMTIAVIMTLWSSMGFYAVLLYTGLLDIPEEVVESARMDGATGPRLVGYIIIPLSLPILLSSIIFSLNATLKVFDSLLALNNGGPGTTTAPLTLYMYRTAFEYAEYGYGSTIALALTLLCLVFTLVVFRPSSKRVED
- a CDS encoding carbohydrate ABC transporter permease — encoded protein: MTTAPSTAPVQLPTPRPQARPARRAARRIVRRLPVWLLVAVLLVVMLYPQFWMIMGSFKTQTEFFANPTWALPEQFNLDNYIDAFTRGNVGVNYRNSILVTLPSVALIVLAGLAAGYALEIMIWKGRRQVLLFVMGGIMVPGQMILVPLFTVYFKIGITDSLLPMILTYTAMGIPLTTFLMAAYFRAIPREIFEAATVDGCGPLRSFFVIAAPLMKNSMLTIGLIQFFSVFNDLLIALTFTTRPELATIQVGLLSLSDQYGSTQYGALFAAISINIIVLLIVFVFLNKKIMAGLAAGSVKG